In one Brassica oleracea var. oleracea cultivar TO1000 chromosome C9, BOL, whole genome shotgun sequence genomic region, the following are encoded:
- the LOC106314406 gene encoding F-box protein At1g49990-like, with translation MEKGRKRIPAEILMEILARLPMKAIARFKSVSKKWNSVTESPYFIRRYFSLHPNSSTWSLMFLTKLYHPITEAIGFHGRDTWDLPKSLASYVLPFQPYPNLPTVNNYYYVASSNGLIWIEVYLTHHNRRSFVGNPVSKQWVEIPQPPNKCAATGLVTRVENGLVTSFKVVRTCSNQTRNVWRVYVYSSETGLWSFKRLLSFCPVDGANPPVNIDGKLYLWEKDSREEDLMENFIPKEFGFLVGYDFYGDDNQCQVVPLPIPDNKYVRRCLTTSRGDVMYVEILYRRLKVWRLSSNNPEGSELLWELSREEINLASIGFDVFCFPLAMNPFDDDIIYLWSREHDCVVTGNLQTLEFVLHQESENWSSASNGGCCRFNKLDSKRYMDGFRNETSTSVVILSQFVLPPWMDLVPRPPNILNSLLASDMLSQVQVA, from the coding sequence ATGGAGAAGGGAAGAAAAAGAATCCCAGCAGAGATACTGATGGAGATACTCGCCAGACTACCCATGAAAGCCATCGCCAGATTCAAATCAGTTTCCAAAAAATGGAACTCCGTAACCGAATCTCCTTATTTCATCCGTCGCTATTTCTCTCTTCACCCAAACTCATCAACATGGTCTCTCATGTTCCTAACCAAGCTTTACCATCCTATCACAGAAGCCATCGGCTTCCACGGACGGGACACATGGGATCTCCCAAAGTCTCTAGCTTCCTACGTACTGCCTTTCCAACCGTACCCAAATCTCCCTACTGTTAACAACTATTATTACGTAGCTTCGTCCAATGGATTGATCTGGATCGAGGTCTACCTCACCCATCACAACCGCAGATCATTCGTGGGTAATCCAGTTTCGAAGCAATGGGTTGAAATCCCTCAGCCTCCGAATAAATGTGCCGCCACTGGTCTGGTGACACGTGTCGAAAACGGCCTGGTTACAAGCTTCAAAGTCGTTAGGACTTGTAGTAATCAGACAAGGAATGTGTGGAGAGTGTATGTGTATTCGTCTGAGACAGGGTTGTGGAGTTTCAAGCGGCTTTTGTCGTTTTGTCCTGTCGATGGTGCTAATCCTCCGGTGAATATCGACGGGAAGCTCTACCTGTGGGAAAAAGATTCTCGTGAAGAGGATCTGATGGAAAACTTTATTCCTAAGGAGTTTGGATTCCTTGTTGGTTATGACTTCTATGGTGATGATAATCAATGTCAGGTTGTACCTCTACCTATCCCGGACAATAAGTACGTTAGGAGATGCTTAACTACTTCAAGAGGCGATGTTATGTACGTGGAGATATTGTATCGTAGATTGAAGGTTTGGAGGCTGAGTAGCAACAATCCGGAGGGTAGTGAACTGTTGTGGGAGCTGTCGCGGGAAGAAATCAACTTGGCGTCTATTGGATTTGATGTCTTCTGTTTTCCGTTGGCTATGAATCCGTTTGATGATGATATCATCTACCTATGGAGTCGGGAACATGATTGTGTGGTAACGGGTAACTTGCAGACTCTAGAGTTTGTTCTTCATCAAGAATCAGAGAACTGGAGTAGTGCCAGTAATGGAGGTTGCTGTCGCTTTAACAAGTTGGATTCCAAGAGGTATATGGACGGTTTTCGCAATGAAACTTCTACTTCTGTCGTCATCTTATCCCAGTTTGTGCTTCCGCCGTGGATGGACTTGGTACCCCGTCCCCCCAACATACTTAACTCTCTATTAGCATCAGATATGCTCTCCCAAGTTCAAGTTGCATGA
- the LOC106313464 gene encoding metalloendoproteinase 5-MMP, giving the protein MRHLQLLTLLSLLLVIVTPISATFYTNSSSIPPLHLLNATRSAWKTFEKLTGCHVGDKADGLSKLKQYFSRFGYIPATVDNFTDDFDDVLKSAISTYQKNFNLKVTGKLDASTLGQIVKPRCGNPDMIDGTSEMNAGKKFRTVARYSFFPGKPQWPKRNRDLSYAFFPLNNLTEEVKQVFARAFTRWADVTPLNFTRSESILRADIVIGFFAGDHGDGEPFDGPMGTLAHASSPPTGMFHLDSEEDWLISGEDMSRQILPVTSVVDLESVAVHEIGHLLGLGHSSVEDAIMYPAISGGHRKVELAKDDIEGIQHLYGDGGSSRLSETSGGAEFWRGLVFSLSSIATCILLICC; this is encoded by the coding sequence CCAATCTCAGCGACATTCTACACCAACAGTTCTTCCATACCACCGTTACACCTCCTAAACGCCACTCGAAGCGCGTGGAAAACTTTCGAGAAACTAACCGGTTGCCACGTCGGAGACAAAGCCGACGGCCTCTCCAAACTCAAACAATACTTCAGTCGTTTCGGTTACATCCCCGCCACCGTCGATAACTTCACCGACGACTTCGACGACGTCCTCAAATCGGCGATCAGCACTTACCAGAAGAACTTCAACCTCAAAGTCACCGGTAAACTCGACGCATCGACTCTAGGCCAGATCGTTAAACCGAGATGCGGGAATCCGGACATGATCGACGGCACGTCGGAGATGAACGCCGGTAAGAAGTTCCGTACGGTGGCGCGTTACTCGTTTTTCCCCGGGAAGCCGCAGTGGCCGAAACGGAATCGAGATCTGAGCTACGCGTTTTTTCCTCTGAACAATCTCACCGAAGAGGTGAAGCAAGTGTTCGCACGAGCGTTCACGCGCTGGGCGGACGTTACGCCGTTGAATTTCACGCGCTCTGAGTCGATCCTTAGGGCCGATATAGTGATCGGGTTTTTCGCCGGCGATCACGGGGACGGAGAGCCGTTCGATGGACCTATGGGGACGCTAGCGCACGCGTCGTCTCCGCCTACGGGGATGTTTCATCTCGACAGTGAGGAGGATTGGCTGATCTCGGGAGAAGATATGAGCCGTCAGATATTGCCGGTGACGTCGGTGGTGGATCTGGAATCCGTCGCTGTTCACGAGATCGGACATCTTCTTGGGTTAGGTCACTCGTCGGTGGAAGATGCGATTATGTATCCGGCAATTTCCGGTGGACATCGGAAGGTTGAGTTAGCGAAGGATGATATCGAGGGGATACAGCATCTGTACGGAGACGGTGGTTCTAGCCGTCTAAGTGAAACCAGCGGTGGTGCTGAGTTCTGGAGAGGGTTGGTGTTTAGCCTATCGTCGATCGCCACGTGTATACTTTTGATTTGTTGCTAG